In Sciurus carolinensis chromosome 17, mSciCar1.2, whole genome shotgun sequence, one genomic interval encodes:
- the LOC124968845 gene encoding olfactory receptor 7G2-like, with protein MEPTNQTVVSEFLLLGLTMDPALQSLIFSLFLSMYLVTILGNLLIILAVSSDPHLHTPMYFFLCSLSFNDICLSTSTVPKMLVNIQTQDQSITYIGCLSQIFFVLIFAYLENFLLAVMAYDQYVAICHPLRYTVIMMPHLCVLLVLFSLFISSVDALLHTLMVLRLSFCTDLEIPHFFCELAQVIKLACSDTSVDNVLIYVATCMFGGIPLSGIIFSYIHIVSSVLRMPSSRGKHKAFSTCGSHLSVVSLFYGTGAGVYISSAVTNSPRKTSVTSVMYSVVPQMLNPFIDSLRNRDLKEALRNIIGKTTSFL; from the coding sequence ATGGAACCCACAAACCAAACAGTTGTCTCAGAATTCCTCCTTCTGGGACTGACAATGGACCCAGCACTGCAGTCCCTCATCTTCAGCCTCTTCCTGTCAATGTACCTAGTCACcatcctgggaaacctgctcatcatcctggctgtcagttCTGACCCCCatctccacacccccatgtacttcttcctctgcagcCTGTCCTTTAATGACATCTGTTTAAGCACAAGCACagtccccaagatgctggtgaacatccaaaCACAGGATCAGAGCATCACTTACATAGGATGTCTCTCCcagattttttttgtcttaatttttgcatatttggaaaattttctccttgcagtgatggcctatgaccagtatgtggccatttgtcatcCCTTGaggtacacagtcatcatgaTGCCCCACCTCTGTGTACTGCTGGTTCTGTTCTCCTTGTTCATCAGCTCTGTGGatgccctcctccacactctgatggtgctgaggctgtccttctgcacagacctggagatcccccacttcttctgtgaacttgctcaggTCATCAAGCTGGCCTGTTCTGATACCTCAGTGGATAATGTACTGATATATGTTGCAACTTGTATGTTTGGTGGCATTCCTCTTTCTGGGATCATCTTCTCTTACAttcacattgtgtcctctgtcttgagaatgccctCATCAAGAGGAAAGCATAAAGCTTTTTCTACCTGTGGGTCTCACTTGTCTgttgtctccttgttctatgggacagGTGCAGGGGTGTACATTAGCTCTGCAGTGACCAACTCTCCCAGAAAGACATCTGTGACTTCAGTAATGTATTCTGTGGTTCCtcagatgctgaaccccttcatcgaCAGCTTGAGGAATAGGGACTTGAAGGAGGCTTTGAGGAATATCATTGGAAAGACAACTTCCTTTCTATGA